The proteins below come from a single bacterium genomic window:
- a CDS encoding TonB-dependent receptor, producing MLTRLTKTMPVIILAAVLGFYLPQSVLAEEAIELEKVVVTATKGERVLADVPVRTEVITSEEIKEKGATNLYEALEGTPGIRVEQQCSYCNFTVCRMQGLEAGHVQILIDGQPVYSGLASVYGLQQVPTANIERIEVVKGAGSALYGASAIAGVINIITKKPTKEPTMNVNMSFGEHKTNNYEIFASTKKANMDMMLTAQKSTGDEILEDDSCLSAEEERLTDRVRTDNVTGGVEINWYDVFGDDKLSFSGRTANEQRQGGDVDTFENFYAESAENIKTTRYEAGIGYRKNLAEDRMVNLNLSYCTHHRNATNDSFVVDYRDTHPDNTSTTTIDESVAPVNEMRPYLADEKLYVLDLNYTWLSGEKHRLLAGVQYSKNELEEEGKYVNLVGPEPATGSTYLSTSKKSADEIGIYLQDEVSLNDTLELVVGARYDKHDSEDDFGGSGDAAPKDRIKLEYDETAFSPRAALMYRPNSHITVRTSLGTGFRVPYGFSEDLHLCSGSPRVYKGAGLKPEKSVSLNFGVDYAAEKYSLSANIFRTNLKDKIGFTDASDKASELGYTYEWKNIGDAYTQGIELGLVTRLAENLDLDCNLAYTDAQYKKEREDWVNAHGGKYASDSKYIPRVPKITAGLKLDYSPQDWDLVLDCNYTGRMYIDYCKDEDVEAAESKIKYTDPFVVVNTKISRSFSDYGLTTFVGAKNLFDEVQDEKHPDDAAFMYAPYTGRMLYAGMEVAF from the coding sequence ATGTTAACAAGGTTAACAAAGACAATGCCAGTAATCATTCTGGCAGCAGTTCTGGGGTTCTACCTACCCCAATCAGTTTTAGCAGAAGAGGCTATTGAACTGGAAAAGGTAGTGGTAACAGCCACTAAGGGCGAAAGGGTATTAGCAGATGTACCTGTCCGCACTGAGGTTATTACCAGTGAGGAGATTAAGGAAAAAGGGGCAACAAATCTTTACGAGGCTTTAGAAGGAACACCTGGAATAAGGGTAGAACAACAATGTTCCTATTGCAACTTCACAGTTTGTAGGATGCAGGGGTTAGAAGCAGGACATGTCCAGATATTGATTGATGGACAGCCTGTATATTCCGGGTTGGCATCCGTATATGGCTTGCAGCAGGTGCCAACTGCAAATATCGAGCGTATCGAGGTGGTAAAAGGTGCCGGGTCTGCTCTTTACGGAGCAAGTGCTATTGCCGGGGTGATTAACATCATCACTAAAAAGCCAACTAAAGAGCCTACAATGAATGTAAATATGAGCTTTGGAGAGCATAAAACCAATAACTATGAGATATTTGCTTCCACCAAAAAGGCAAATATGGATATGATGCTCACTGCTCAAAAGAGTACCGGAGATGAAATTCTGGAGGACGACTCATGTCTTTCTGCAGAAGAAGAGCGATTGACTGATAGAGTGAGAACCGACAATGTTACTGGTGGAGTAGAGATAAACTGGTACGATGTGTTTGGAGATGATAAACTCAGTTTTTCAGGAAGAACCGCAAATGAACAGCGGCAAGGTGGTGATGTAGACACATTTGAAAATTTCTATGCAGAATCAGCAGAGAATATTAAGACTACCCGATATGAGGCAGGAATTGGCTACAGAAAGAATCTTGCAGAAGACCGAATGGTAAATCTTAACCTCAGCTACTGCACCCATCACCGCAATGCCACCAATGATTCATTCGTGGTTGATTATAGGGATACTCATCCTGATAATACATCTACCACAACCATTGATGAGTCAGTCGCTCCGGTAAATGAAATGCGACCGTATCTGGCTGATGAAAAACTTTATGTGCTGGATTTGAACTATACATGGCTGTCAGGAGAAAAACATCGCCTGTTAGCAGGAGTTCAATACAGCAAAAATGAGCTGGAGGAGGAAGGCAAGTATGTGAATCTGGTAGGCCCAGAACCAGCTACTGGAAGTACCTATCTCTCCACAAGCAAAAAGAGTGCGGATGAGATAGGGATTTATCTCCAGGATGAGGTATCTCTAAATGATACTCTGGAGCTGGTAGTAGGAGCAAGGTATGACAAGCATGATTCAGAGGATGATTTTGGCGGCTCAGGGGATGCCGCTCCCAAAGACAGAATTAAGCTTGAGTATGACGAAACTGCCTTTAGTCCCAGAGCGGCGTTAATGTATCGCCCAAATTCTCATATTACCGTCCGCACAAGTCTTGGCACAGGTTTCCGTGTTCCGTATGGTTTCAGTGAGGATTTGCATCTTTGCAGCGGCTCACCAAGAGTTTATAAAGGTGCAGGGTTGAAACCTGAAAAATCGGTAAGCCTAAATTTTGGTGTAGATTATGCGGCAGAGAAATATTCATTATCTGCCAATATCTTTCGCACCAACCTTAAGGATAAGATTGGTTTTACTGATGCCAGTGATAAGGCTTCAGAGTTAGGCTATACCTATGAATGGAAAAATATAGGTGATGCCTATACCCAGGGTATAGAATTGGGATTGGTAACTCGCTTAGCCGAAAACCTCGATCTTGATTGCAATCTGGCTTATACCGACGCCCAATATAAGAAGGAACGAGAGGATTGGGTGAATGCTCATGGAGGTAAATATGCCTCTGACAGTAAATATATCCCTCGCGTTCCAAAGATTACCGCAGGTCTCAAACTGGACTACAGCCCGCAAGACTGGGACCTTGTATTAGACTGCAACTACACCGGTAGGATGTATATCGACTATTGCAAGGATGAAGATGTGGAAGCTGCTGAAAGCAAGATCAAGTATACAGACCCATTTGTAGTAGTCAATACTAAGATATCCAGGAGTTTCTCAGATTATGGACTTACTACCTTTGTAGGTGCTAAGAATCTATTTGATGAGGTACAGGATGAGAAGCATCCGGATGATGCGGCATTTATGTACGCACCTTACACAGGCAGGATGCTTTATGCTGGAATGGAAGTAGCATTTTAA